The following are encoded in a window of Flavobacteriales bacterium genomic DNA:
- a CDS encoding potassium/proton antiporter, with translation MNLTIENILLVGSLLLFVSIIVGKTSYKFGVPTLLLFLSIGMLAGSDGIGGIQFADPKAAQFIGVVALNFILFSGGLDTNWSSVRPILWQGVVLSTVGVLLTALSLGLFVWYVTDFTIYESLLLGSIVSSTDAAAVFSILRSKSLALKSNLRPTLELESGSNDPMAYVLTIAFLSLVLNPAQGLASVIPLFIQQMLVGGLAGLGFGMLSKRIINRIQLDFEGLYPILVLALMFVTFSATDFVGGNGFLAIYICAVYLGNQELIHKKAILKFYDGMAWLMQIVLFLTLGLLVFPTQVFPVMGIGLLISLFLIIVARPVSVFLSLVFFRMQLRKRFYISWVGLRGAVPIVFATYPLLAGIDKAPMIFNIVFFVSVTSVLIQGTTLGVVAKWLHMALPERIKPISESEKLIIDLPKANLQEIEILPHFTAVNKRVVDLQFPRSAFIVMIKRDDVYIRPGGSTVILPNDVLMVLADREEDFINVHNRLHKPGGGPTV, from the coding sequence ATGAACCTGACGATCGAGAACATCCTGTTGGTCGGCTCCCTGCTGCTCTTCGTGAGCATCATCGTGGGCAAGACCTCCTACAAGTTCGGCGTGCCCACGCTGTTGTTGTTCCTGTCCATCGGCATGCTGGCCGGTTCCGATGGCATCGGCGGCATCCAGTTCGCGGACCCCAAGGCGGCGCAGTTCATCGGGGTGGTGGCCCTCAACTTCATCCTTTTCTCGGGCGGCCTCGACACCAACTGGAGCTCCGTGCGGCCCATTCTGTGGCAGGGTGTGGTGCTGTCCACGGTGGGGGTGCTGCTCACGGCGCTGTCGCTGGGCCTGTTCGTGTGGTACGTGACGGACTTCACCATCTACGAGAGCCTGCTGCTGGGCTCCATCGTGTCGTCCACGGATGCGGCGGCGGTGTTCTCCATCCTGCGTTCCAAGAGCCTTGCGCTGAAGAGCAACCTGCGGCCCACCCTGGAGCTGGAGAGCGGCAGCAACGACCCCATGGCCTATGTGCTCACCATCGCCTTCCTGTCGCTGGTGCTGAACCCGGCACAGGGCCTGGCATCGGTGATCCCCCTCTTCATCCAACAGATGCTGGTGGGCGGCCTGGCGGGCCTTGGCTTCGGCATGCTGAGCAAGCGGATCATCAACCGCATCCAGCTGGATTTCGAGGGCCTGTACCCGATCCTGGTGCTGGCGCTGATGTTCGTCACCTTCTCCGCCACGGACTTCGTGGGGGGCAACGGCTTCCTGGCCATCTACATCTGCGCCGTCTACCTGGGCAACCAGGAACTGATCCACAAGAAGGCCATCCTGAAGTTCTATGATGGTATGGCGTGGCTGATGCAGATCGTACTGTTCCTCACCCTGGGCCTGCTGGTGTTCCCCACGCAGGTGTTCCCGGTGATGGGCATCGGGCTGTTGATCTCCCTGTTCCTGATCATCGTGGCGCGGCCCGTGAGCGTGTTCCTGAGCCTGGTGTTCTTCCGGATGCAGCTGCGCAAGCGTTTCTACATCTCGTGGGTGGGCCTGCGAGGTGCTGTGCCCATCGTGTTCGCCACCTACCCGCTGCTGGCGGGCATCGACAAGGCGCCGATGATCTTCAACATCGTGTTCTTCGTGTCGGTGACCTCCGTGCTGATCCAAGGCACCACCCTGGGGGTGGTGGCCAAGTGGCTGCACATGGCGCTACCGGAGCGGATCAAGCCGATCTCCGAGAGCGAGAAGCTCATCATCGACCTGCCCAAGGCGAACCTGCAGGAGATCGAGATCCTGCCCCATTTCACGGCCGTGAACAAACGGGTGGTGGACCTCCAGTTCCCGCGCTCGGCCTTCATCGTGATGATCAAGCGCGACGATGTGTACATCCGGCCGGGTGGTTCCACCGTGATCCTTCCCAATGATGTGCTGATGGTGCTGGCGGACCGGGAGGAGGATTTCATCAACGTGCACAACAGGCTGCACAAGCCCGGGGGCGGGCCCACCGTATAG
- a CDS encoding helix-turn-helix transcriptional regulator produces the protein MSADRRKAPAEIQAAFDKLFNGLSPEEQLEHEGRMIGFAFLSEVEHAMDARRMTRKELAKAMGISGSFLTQLFTGEKPLSDKHKAMFQRALGIRFTIHAQEDAAYSEEPEFKFPRIDRMAILRVVRDFEPDYAAGQAGRPDYNENIAA, from the coding sequence ATGAGCGCAGACCGCCGAAAAGCCCCCGCTGAGATCCAGGCCGCTTTCGATAAGCTGTTCAACGGCCTCAGCCCTGAGGAACAGTTGGAACACGAAGGCCGCATGATCGGCTTCGCCTTCCTGAGCGAGGTGGAGCATGCCATGGACGCCCGCCGGATGACCCGCAAGGAACTGGCGAAGGCCATGGGCATCTCCGGAAGCTTCCTCACGCAATTGTTCACCGGTGAAAAGCCGCTGAGCGATAAGCACAAAGCCATGTTCCAGCGCGCGCTGGGCATCCGCTTCACGATCCATGCGCAGGAAGATGCCGCCTACAGCGAGGAGCCCGAATTCAAATTCCCTCGGATCGACCGCATGGCCATCCTGCGCGTGGTCCGGGACTTCGAACCGGACTATGCCGCCGGGCAGGCAGGCAGGCCCGATTACAACGAGAACATCGCTGCCTGA
- a CDS encoding universal stress protein, producing the protein MRKRFILLIDFSESSANLIRYAGDWAIKADVEILLVHRTTVRAPGLADIESRRQIAHHANMEALGELRSLAREILPNDLKVSYSVSEEHLRPTLAHLLAQPFQDLVLVGVKGTGLVKKLMVGSVALELIDNTGNCVVAVPKDIHAFSQSTIHVSVTEKYPLNILGLNNYLDFLEGRNVRITFFHLAGPYERTSGIKKYLKELSDLFSHRVETDFAVYEGANPFQDIKRIVTNRAEEVLVVQRGTRLLTDQLFRKFLINELVYEGHIPLVVLP; encoded by the coding sequence ATGAGGAAACGATTCATACTGCTCATCGACTTCTCCGAGAGTTCGGCGAACCTGATCAGGTATGCTGGTGATTGGGCCATCAAGGCCGATGTCGAAATACTGCTGGTCCATCGGACCACCGTACGCGCCCCGGGACTCGCCGACATTGAAAGCAGGCGGCAGATAGCGCACCACGCCAATATGGAAGCCCTCGGCGAACTAAGGTCGCTCGCAAGGGAGATCCTGCCCAACGACCTCAAGGTATCCTACTCGGTGTCGGAGGAACATTTGCGACCAACGCTAGCGCATCTGTTGGCACAACCATTCCAAGACCTGGTCCTTGTTGGTGTGAAAGGGACCGGCCTCGTGAAGAAACTGATGGTCGGCAGCGTGGCGCTGGAGCTGATCGACAATACCGGGAATTGCGTCGTCGCCGTGCCCAAGGACATCCACGCCTTCTCTCAGTCCACCATCCATGTGTCCGTCACGGAGAAGTACCCCTTGAATATTCTGGGGCTGAACAATTATCTCGATTTCCTGGAAGGTCGGAACGTAAGGATCACATTCTTCCATCTGGCCGGGCCCTACGAGCGCACCTCGGGGATCAAGAAGTACTTGAAGGAGCTTTCCGACCTGTTCTCCCATCGCGTTGAAACGGACTTCGCCGTGTATGAAGGAGCGAACCCCTTTCAGGACATCAAGAGGATCGTGACGAACAGGGCCGAGGAGGTGCTGGTGGTGCAGCGTGGAACACGCCTGTTGACGGACCAGCTCTTCAGGAAATTCCTGATCAACGAACTGGTGTACGAAGGGCACATCCCCTTGGTGGTGCTGCCGTAG
- a CDS encoding SDR family oxidoreductase, whose amino-acid sequence MELKGQAIIITGGASGIGHQAAIALANKGANLIIADYNLDGAEKVAKEISAKGVKAFAYKVDVSKAAEVEALVDFAVEKLGTLNGIFNNAGIGLVKPFLEMDPASYHKVIEVDQHSVYYGMYYAARKMVQLGATGTFVNTASIYGFQAALGSFNYNAAKAAVVMMSKSGALELAPHGIRVVGVAPGFINTPILGTDAAMKKMLGDQHLHKQLIEPEKVAAVVAFLFTDAASAINGSTIPVDDGFLIHKNG is encoded by the coding sequence ATGGAACTGAAAGGACAAGCCATCATCATCACCGGCGGTGCCAGCGGCATCGGCCACCAAGCCGCCATCGCCCTCGCCAACAAGGGCGCTAACCTCATCATCGCCGACTACAACCTGGACGGCGCGGAGAAAGTCGCGAAGGAGATCAGCGCGAAAGGCGTGAAAGCCTTCGCTTACAAAGTGGACGTGTCGAAGGCCGCCGAAGTGGAAGCCCTCGTGGACTTCGCCGTGGAGAAGCTGGGCACGCTCAACGGCATCTTCAACAATGCGGGCATCGGCTTGGTGAAGCCCTTTTTGGAGATGGACCCCGCCAGCTACCACAAGGTGATCGAGGTGGACCAGCACAGCGTGTACTACGGCATGTACTACGCCGCCAGGAAGATGGTGCAGCTCGGCGCGACCGGCACCTTCGTGAACACGGCCTCCATCTACGGCTTCCAGGCCGCGCTGGGCAGCTTCAACTACAACGCCGCCAAGGCCGCCGTGGTGATGATGAGCAAGAGCGGCGCGCTGGAACTGGCCCCGCACGGCATCCGCGTGGTGGGCGTGGCCCCCGGCTTCATAAACACGCCCATCCTGGGCACCGATGCCGCAATGAAGAAGATGCTCGGCGACCAGCACCTGCACAAGCAGCTCATCGAGCCCGAAAAGGTGGCCGCCGTGGTGGCCTTCCTCTTCACCGATGCCGCCAGCGCGATCAACGGCAGCACCATCCCGGTGGATGATGGGTTCCTGATCCATAAGAACGGGTGA
- a CDS encoding helix-turn-helix domain-containing protein yields MDQLFRMFRVDAAEAQRIAQAPDEPHQHDFEELIIGVEGQLEHFIDFRSATIAAPFVSFVTKGKVHRVRPALKDGKCDMRVLRFRSEFIPETVFQLYAFFHANADIALPDNYCFKRLLTVCDLIEGEMQQPEPDLAVVRQLLSALFTLIRSEHRRLHPDEEAPPATQSETFRHFLQILEENFRQPHDVEFYASQLFMSPRNLNLITQHILQQSVSRIIETRKLIEAKNLLIATDKPVSEIGFELGYNEKAYFTRVFKKNTGQTPTEFREEMRRLVA; encoded by the coding sequence ATGGATCAGCTCTTCCGGATGTTCCGCGTGGATGCCGCCGAGGCGCAACGCATCGCGCAGGCGCCGGACGAGCCGCACCAGCACGACTTCGAGGAGCTCATCATCGGCGTGGAAGGGCAGCTGGAGCACTTTATCGACTTCCGTTCCGCCACCATCGCCGCGCCCTTCGTCAGCTTCGTCACCAAGGGCAAGGTGCACCGCGTGCGCCCCGCCTTGAAGGACGGGAAATGCGACATGCGCGTGCTGCGCTTCCGCAGCGAGTTCATCCCGGAGACGGTCTTCCAACTCTACGCCTTCTTCCACGCCAACGCCGACATCGCCCTGCCCGACAACTACTGCTTCAAGCGCCTGCTCACCGTGTGCGACCTCATCGAGGGCGAGATGCAGCAGCCCGAGCCCGACCTGGCCGTGGTGCGCCAGCTGCTCAGCGCGCTGTTCACGCTGATCCGCAGTGAGCATCGCCGCCTGCACCCGGACGAAGAGGCGCCCCCGGCCACGCAAAGCGAGACCTTCCGCCACTTCCTGCAGATCCTGGAGGAGAACTTCCGCCAGCCGCACGATGTGGAGTTCTACGCCTCGCAGCTCTTCATGAGCCCGCGCAACCTCAACCTCATCACGCAGCATATCCTGCAGCAGAGCGTTTCACGCATCATCGAGACGCGCAAGCTGATCGAGGCGAAGAACCTGCTGATCGCCACCGACAAGCCCGTGAGCGAGATCGGCTTCGAGCTGGGCTACAACGAGAAGGCCTACTTCACCCGCGTGTTCAAGAAGAACACTGGGCAGACGCCCACCGAGTTCCGCGAGGAGATGCGGAGGCTGGTGGCGTGA
- a CDS encoding N-6 DNA methylase, protein MLDSTTKRRIDDCRDILVGKVPDPKSQIDQITVALIYKFMHDMDQQAVELGGTPTFFAKHTVQVNGKDEVKDFAQYAWPFLMATALSGEDRVKLYAEALEKMPENPGLPPLFRDIFKNTYLPYRDPATLREFLKRINEFTYDHSEKLGDAFEYLLSIMGSQGDAGQFRTPRHLIDFMTAVIDPQKHETILDPACGTAGFLISAYKHILRHTSSNHAADDPLAFQLHGVKQEDLTVSAKRYTGDRLTPDQRKKLVRNIVGYDIDPGMVKLSLVNLYLHGFPEPHIHEYDTLTSTDRWEERYDVILANPPFMSPKGGIQPHGKFGIPSTRSEVLFVDYIAEHLNPNGRALVVVPEGIIFQSGKAYKALRRKLVDEHYLVGVVSIPGGVFNPYSGVKTSLLWFDRALARKTDKLLFVKVEADGFDLGAQRRPIAQNDLPEAFALLQDYKRALAEGVKWEAPTDSAVQAFEVERSRVSSTADCSLSGDRYKNVAARDERLNMVALGELMPRGTESLDPRKSPDETFELWSIPAFDTGSPERTKGADIGSAKKVVLPGDVLLSRIVPHIRRAWVVEPSAMKQRQIGSGEWIIFRSEDANPHYLKRILVSDPFHEQFMRTITGVGGSLTRANPEAVREIQIPLPPLAEQEALVAEVEGYQRVIDGARQVLAHYKPRITIDPQWEMVELGEVCDFTRGPFGGSLKKEIFVPSGYAVYEQGHAIYDQFDDVRYFITAEKFGEMKRFEVRPGDVIMSCSGTMGKVAIVPEHVRPGIINQALLKLVPRATLLKEYLKHWMDSDNFQETLGRLTMGAAIQNVASVSVLKNLQIPLPPLAEQQRIVAELEEERRLVAANTALVARMEAKVRERVARVWSSGSSVAARPSAHSFGIARPDTPADDRTIRRSDDLQNGSEPKPVSTPYSDADEEVPMAAEPSPEMERRGPGRIGPGRPRKGEGGNGQAAEAIRTYLHGHPGWHGKGAVLEATGVEASAWNAAIKELLEAGQAERQGEKKGARYRGV, encoded by the coding sequence ATGCTCGACAGCACCACCAAACGCCGCATCGACGACTGCCGCGACATCCTCGTGGGCAAGGTGCCCGACCCCAAGAGCCAGATCGACCAGATCACCGTGGCCCTCATCTACAAGTTCATGCACGACATGGACCAGCAGGCCGTGGAGCTTGGCGGCACCCCCACCTTCTTCGCGAAGCACACCGTGCAGGTGAACGGGAAGGACGAAGTGAAAGACTTTGCCCAGTACGCCTGGCCCTTCCTGATGGCCACAGCGCTGAGCGGTGAGGACCGTGTGAAGCTCTACGCCGAAGCCCTGGAGAAGATGCCGGAGAACCCCGGCCTGCCGCCCCTCTTCCGCGACATCTTCAAGAACACCTACCTGCCCTACCGCGACCCGGCCACCTTGCGTGAGTTCCTTAAGCGCATCAACGAATTCACCTACGACCACAGCGAGAAGCTCGGCGATGCCTTCGAGTACCTGCTCAGCATCATGGGCAGCCAGGGCGATGCCGGGCAGTTCCGCACGCCGAGGCACCTCATCGACTTCATGACCGCGGTGATCGACCCGCAGAAGCACGAGACCATCCTGGACCCCGCCTGCGGCACCGCCGGCTTCCTCATCAGCGCCTACAAGCACATCCTGCGGCACACCAGCAGCAACCACGCGGCCGATGACCCGCTGGCCTTCCAGCTGCACGGCGTAAAGCAGGAGGACCTCACCGTGAGCGCCAAGCGCTACACCGGCGACCGCCTCACGCCCGACCAGCGCAAGAAGCTGGTGCGCAACATCGTGGGCTACGACATCGACCCCGGCATGGTGAAGCTCTCGCTGGTGAACCTCTACCTGCACGGCTTCCCCGAACCGCACATCCACGAGTACGACACCCTCACCAGCACCGACCGCTGGGAGGAGCGCTACGATGTGATCCTGGCCAACCCGCCCTTCATGAGCCCCAAGGGCGGCATCCAGCCCCACGGCAAATTCGGCATCCCCAGCACGCGCAGCGAGGTGCTCTTCGTGGACTACATCGCCGAGCACCTCAACCCCAACGGCCGCGCGCTGGTGGTGGTGCCCGAGGGCATCATCTTCCAGAGCGGCAAGGCCTACAAGGCCCTGCGCAGGAAGCTGGTGGACGAGCACTACCTGGTGGGCGTGGTGAGCATCCCCGGCGGCGTGTTCAACCCCTACAGCGGGGTGAAGACCAGCTTGCTCTGGTTCGATCGCGCGCTGGCACGCAAGACGGACAAGCTGCTCTTCGTGAAAGTGGAGGCCGATGGCTTCGACCTGGGCGCGCAGCGCAGGCCCATCGCGCAGAACGACCTGCCCGAGGCCTTCGCGCTGCTGCAGGACTACAAGCGGGCGCTGGCGGAAGGCGTGAAGTGGGAGGCGCCGACTGATTCTGCTGTGCAAGCGTTTGAAGTCGAACGATCGCGTGTGTCCAGCACGGCAGATTGCAGCCTGAGCGGTGACCGTTACAAGAATGTTGCAGCGAGAGATGAACGGTTGAACATGGTCGCGCTCGGCGAACTGATGCCGAGAGGTACGGAGAGCCTTGATCCGCGTAAGTCACCGGATGAAACGTTCGAGTTGTGGAGCATTCCAGCATTCGATACCGGTTCGCCAGAAAGAACGAAGGGCGCGGATATCGGTTCCGCGAAGAAGGTTGTGCTGCCTGGTGATGTTCTTCTTTCACGGATAGTACCCCACATACGCAGAGCTTGGGTTGTGGAACCCAGCGCGATGAAGCAGCGCCAGATTGGGTCTGGTGAGTGGATCATCTTCCGAAGCGAGGATGCGAACCCGCACTACCTGAAACGGATCCTTGTCTCTGATCCGTTCCATGAACAGTTCATGCGCACGATCACAGGTGTCGGTGGATCGTTGACCCGGGCCAACCCCGAAGCTGTTCGTGAGATCCAGATCCCCCTTCCCCCGCTCGCCGAGCAGGAGGCCTTGGTGGCGGAGGTGGAGGGCTACCAGCGGGTGATCGACGGGGCGCGGCAGGTGCTGGCCCACTACAAACCCCGCATCACCATCGACCCACAGTGGGAGATGGTGGAGTTGGGGGAGGTGTGTGACTTCACACGTGGGCCTTTCGGTGGCAGCTTGAAGAAGGAAATCTTCGTTCCGTCTGGTTACGCCGTTTACGAGCAAGGGCATGCGATCTATGACCAGTTCGATGATGTGCGGTACTTCATCACTGCTGAGAAGTTCGGAGAGATGAAGCGGTTTGAAGTTCGGCCAGGTGATGTGATCATGAGTTGTTCGGGCACAATGGGCAAAGTGGCCATCGTTCCTGAACACGTTCGACCCGGGATCATCAATCAGGCGCTACTCAAGCTCGTTCCACGAGCGACTTTGCTGAAGGAGTATCTCAAGCATTGGATGGACAGCGACAACTTTCAGGAAACTCTCGGTCGCTTGACTATGGGTGCTGCCATTCAGAACGTGGCTTCTGTCAGCGTCCTGAAGAATCTCCAGATCCCCCTTCCCCCGCTCGCCGAGCAGCAGCGCATTGTAGCGGAGCTGGAGGAAGAGCGGCGCCTGGTGGCGGCCAACACGGCGCTGGTGGCGCGCATGGAGGCCAAGGTGCGGGAGCGGGTGGCGCGGGTGTGGTCCTCGGGGTCCTCGGTCGCTGCGCGCCCTTCGGCCCACTCCTTCGGTATTGCTCGGCCTGACACACCCGCTGATGATCGGACGATCAGAAGATCAGATGATCTGCAGAACGGATCCGAGCCGAAGCCGGTCAGCACCCCTTACTCGGATGCGGATGAGGAAGTGCCCATGGCGGCCGAGCCTTCGCCGGAAATGGAGCGGCGTGGGCCAGGTCGCATCGGACCGGGTCGTCCGCGCAAGGGCGAGGGCGGCAATGGCCAGGCTGCCGAAGCGATCAGGACCTACCTGCACGGCCACCCCGGCTGGCACGGCAAGGGCGCGGTGCTGGAAGCCACCGGCGTGGAGGCCTCGGCCTGGAACGCGGCGATCAAGGAACTGCTGGAGGCCGGTCAGGCGGAGCGGCAGGGCGAGAAGAAGGGGGCGCGGTACAGGGGGGTGTAG
- a CDS encoding Fic family protein, translating to MAIRNQPLQPYNELPDPPGAERLETPAVLRRTIAARATLAELKGACQQLPEPALLLNTVMLQESQDSSAIENIVTTRDQLYQAILNPLDAAPPSVKEVLRYREAMHEGIAAMQRAGGISVNTAVQVMQRIKHTGVGIRTLPGTQLGNPASGQVIYTPPAPTMLPGLMARWERFTNEAEGMDPLVRMAAMHYWFEAIHPFADGNGRTGRILNVLFLIHAGLLLHPVLYLSSHILRHKPAYYRCLRRVTEEDAWEDWLLFMLGAVEETARATLGLVTGIARLKQEFAAEARALDNKLPATDLAGLLFSFPYVKVGTLMDHQLGSRPTVTAYLRTLVKHGMLNEVRRGRENYFINHRLITLIQNSGSPSE from the coding sequence ATGGCCATCCGCAACCAGCCGCTCCAGCCCTACAACGAGCTGCCCGACCCGCCGGGGGCCGAACGCTTGGAAACCCCAGCGGTGCTACGCCGCACCATTGCCGCACGTGCCACCTTGGCCGAACTGAAGGGGGCCTGCCAACAATTGCCCGAACCGGCCCTGCTGCTGAACACCGTGATGCTGCAAGAGAGCCAGGACAGCTCGGCCATCGAGAACATCGTCACCACCCGCGACCAGCTCTACCAAGCCATCCTGAACCCCCTGGATGCGGCCCCGCCCAGCGTGAAGGAGGTGCTGCGCTACCGGGAGGCCATGCACGAAGGCATCGCCGCCATGCAGCGCGCCGGGGGCATCAGCGTGAACACAGCGGTGCAGGTGATGCAGCGGATCAAGCACACCGGCGTGGGCATCCGCACCCTGCCCGGCACCCAGCTGGGCAATCCGGCCAGCGGCCAGGTGATCTACACACCGCCCGCCCCCACCATGCTGCCCGGGCTCATGGCCCGCTGGGAGCGCTTCACCAATGAGGCCGAAGGCATGGACCCATTGGTGCGCATGGCCGCCATGCACTACTGGTTCGAGGCCATCCACCCCTTCGCCGACGGCAACGGGCGCACGGGGCGCATCCTCAACGTGCTCTTCCTCATCCATGCCGGACTCCTGTTGCATCCCGTGCTCTACCTCAGCTCCCACATCCTGCGCCACAAACCGGCGTACTACCGCTGCCTGCGCCGCGTCACCGAGGAGGATGCATGGGAGGATTGGCTGCTCTTCATGCTCGGCGCCGTGGAGGAAACGGCCCGCGCCACCCTGGGCCTGGTCACCGGCATCGCACGGCTGAAACAGGAATTCGCCGCCGAGGCACGCGCCCTGGACAACAAGCTGCCCGCCACCGACCTCGCCGGCCTGCTCTTCAGTTTCCCCTACGTGAAGGTGGGCACCCTGATGGACCACCAACTGGGCAGCCGCCCCACGGTGACCGCCTACCTGCGCACCCTGGTGAAGCACGGCATGCTCAACGAGGTGCGGCGCGGCCGCGAGAACTACTTCATCAACCACCGGCTCATCACCCTGATCCAGAACTCCGGTTCGCCTTCCGAATAG